Genomic DNA from bacterium:
AGTCTCGAAAATGCTGGCATTCTCGCAGCATCACTTGGATCTGCGTATGTTGGTTCTGAGCATTTGCTTCTGGGCGTATTGAAGACACAGGGTTCGATTGGTGCGAAGATTTTATCCCATGTGGGCGTCACCATCGATAAACTTCAGCTGACTATTACCGCAAATATGACCGTATCGACGCAGGCTCTCCAGGCCCTATCTGTTACTGCGAAGAAAACCATTACCTTGGCCCTTCGTGTAGCTCAGGAATACGGGCAGCCGTATGCTGGCACGGAGCACTTGCTGTATGCGATTTTGTCTCAGCGTAATGCTCGAGCGAATGTGCTCTTGCGTGAGATCTCAATCAACCCAAATGAGATTCGCAATGAGCTCGAGCAATATCTGAACGCGCAGACCCCTGTCTATGGTGATGACCGACGTACCCGGCGACGCAACGGCAAGCAAGCCCAGTCAGATACCCCAGCACTCGATCACTTTGGTATAGATTTGACTCAAAAAGCCGTCGAAGGTGAGCTTGATCCAATGGTCGGCCGCAAGCCACAAGTTGATCGCAT
This window encodes:
- a CDS encoding ATP-dependent Clp protease ATP-binding subunit, which translates into the protein MEQELPPQFDRFTENAKRSLENAGILAASLGSAYVGSEHLLLGVLKTQGSIGAKILSHVGVTIDKLQLTITANMTVSTQALQALSVTAKKTITLALRVAQEYGQPYAGTEHLLYAILSQRNARANVLLREISINPNEIRNELEQYLNAQTPVYGDDRRTRRRNGKQAQSDTPALDHFGIDLTQKAVEGELDPMVGRKPQVDR